The proteins below are encoded in one region of Xenopus laevis strain J_2021 chromosome 8L, Xenopus_laevis_v10.1, whole genome shotgun sequence:
- the plpp7.L gene encoding inactive phospholipid phosphatase 7 — translation MPAPQKRIRFRDRNNVLARPEFMSLNQPIGAPPEARNSNKKPSGQGSSNSSENARERRQSQQLPEEDCMQLNPSFKGIAWNSLMAIDICLSKRLGVCANSTSSWGGARSMVRLIGITSHGFPWIGGTLLCLWKSSTLAGQEVLMNLLLALMLDILTVAGVQKLFKRRGPYEMTPGVLDYLLLDVYAFPAGHASRATMVSKFFLNHLVLAIPLRILLVLWAFIVGLSRIMIGRHHISDVLVGFIIGYMQFNLVEALWLSSNTCQMLASLCLW, via the exons ATGCCAGCGCCCCAAAAACGAATCAGATTCCGGGACAGGAATAACGTTCTGGCAAGACCGGAGTTTATGTCTCTTAACCAACCCATAGGTGCTCCACCAGAAGCCAGGAACTCCAACAAGAAGCCAAGTGGGCAAGGTAGCAGCAACTCCAGTGAGAATGCCAGGGAGCGGCGGCAAAGCCAACAGCTACCAGAAGAAGACTGCATGCAACTGAACCCATCATTCAAAGGTATCGCCTGGAACTCTCTTATGGCCATCGACATCTGCTTGTCCAAACGTCTGGGTGTCTGTGCCAACAGCACCTCTTCTTGGGGAGGTGCCAGATCCATGGTTAGACTGATTGGGATAACCAGTCACGGCTTTCCCTGGATTGGGGGGACCCTGTTGTGCCTGTGGAAGAGCAGCACCCTGGCAGGGCAAGAAGTGCTGATGAACCTTCTTCTTG CCTTGATGCTGGACATCCTGACGGTGGCTGGAGTGCAGAAGCTTTTTAAGCGACGTGGCCCCTATGAGATGACTCCTGGAGTTCTAGACTACCTGTTACTTGACGTCTATGCTTTTCCTGCAGGACATGCCAGTCGAGCCACCATGGTGTCTAAGTTTTTCCTCAACCACCTAGTGCTCGCTATCCCTCTCCGCATACTTCTGGTCCTGTGGGCCTTCATTGTTGGCCTGTCCAGAATCATGATTGGGCGCCATCACATTAGCGACGTTCTTGTTGGGTTTATCATTGGCTACATGCAGTTTAACCTCGTGGAGGCTCTATGGCTCTCATCCAACACTTGTCAGATGTTGGCCTCTCTATGTCTATGGTGA